Proteins from a single region of bacterium:
- a CDS encoding electron transfer flavoprotein-ubiquinone oxidoreductase codes for VVADKDLCSDVCTEEYGNPCVSFCPAAVYEMMDDPETPGKKQLFIHHENCVHCKTCDIADPYQAITWTPPEGGEGPDYQLM; via the coding sequence GGTCGTGGCCGACAAGGATCTCTGCAGTGACGTCTGCACCGAGGAGTACGGCAACCCCTGCGTGAGCTTCTGCCCGGCCGCCGTCTACGAAATGATGGACGACCCGGAGACGCCCGGAAAGAAGCAGCTCTTCATCCACCATGAGAACTGCGTCCACTGCAAGACCTGCGACATCGCCGACCCCTACCAGGCCATCACCTGGACGCCGCCCGAAGGCGGAGAGGGCCCCGACTACCAACTGATGTAG